The DNA window GCTTTTTCTCTTCAAGTTTTTTTATGTAACTCAGGAAGTCGGCATCCCATTGCGCCCGATAAGACAAGCGCTTCAAGTCATTGCCTGAGTTTGGAGTGTAAACGGTGACTAAATAAAGATCGCTAAATTCTGCACATAACACGCGGCCCTCTTGATCATGCTCTTCGATGCCCATGTCTTTTGTGACGTCAATGGGTTGGATGCGAGTAATGATACTGGTACCCGAATAACCTTTTTTTACCGCTGAGTTAGTGAATATATGATAGCCATTTAGCTCACACAGAGCTTCAATCACTTGTTCGTCCTGCGCCTTGGTTTCCTGCAGGCAAAGGACATCGCAGTCAAGAGACGCCATAGACTGTAAAAAATCTTTTTTGATTGCTGCCCTAACGCCATTGACGTTCCAAGATACTAGCTTCATCGAGTTCTCCAAAACTACCGCTTCATTATTATCAGGTGGATATTGTATAGATTAGCGAGCCAATGCCAAGTTTTGTTAACTAATTGATAAGCTTTCAGGCGAAAATTAAAATCGTAAACAAGCGTGCGATGCAAAATTCCCTTTCGCACTCAACCCAATTCAGCGTTACACTGTATACTTATCATCTGTTCATAAAATTAAAACAAAAGAGTACAGCATGCTTAAATCAATTAAATCTACCCTTGTTCTGTTTTCTAGTATCTCAATGACCTTATTGCTTCCTAGCGCAAATGCATATGACCGCATAACGGGTGAAACCTTTGCTAGTCGCTCTGAAGTCATTGCGCAAAATGGTATGGCGGCAACCAGTCAACCTTTAGCCACTCAAGTTGCATTAGACATATTGAAAAGTGGCGGAAATGCAATCGATGCAGCGATTGCCGCTAACGCTCTGCTGGGCCTAGTTGAACCTACGGGAAGCGGCATTGGCGGTGATTTATTTGCAATTGTTTGGGATGCAAAATCGCAAAAGCTTTATGGTCTGAACGCTTCAGGGCGATCGCCAAAAGGACTGACGCGAGACTATTTTGCGCAAAAGGGTTTAGATAAAATCCCCGCGTTTGGGCCACTGCCGGTATCGGTGCCTGGCGCTGTTGACGGTTGGTTTATGTTAAATGAGCGATTCGGTTCTAAATCTATGCAGGAATTACTGGCCCCATCCATTGATTATGCTCGAAATGGTTTCCCTGTATCAGAAGTGATTGCCTACTATTTTGAAATGAATCAGAAACGTATAGGCCAATACCCTGGCTTTCAAGAAACCTTCACTATCAATGGTAATACGCCCAAAAAAGGTCAAATATTTAAAAACCCAAACCTAGCAGCAACATATGAAAAGATAGCCACAGGGGGACGCGATGCTTTTTATAAAGGTGATATTGCGCGCACCATCAGCGGTTTTATGCAAAGCCAAGGTGGACTGCTAAGCTATCAAGATATGGCGTCACATACATCGAACTGGGTTGAACCAGTATCAACCAACTACCGCGGTTATGACGTTTGGGAATTACCACCTAATGGTCAGGGCATTGCTGCACTGCAGATCCTTAACGTTCTTGAATTATATGACCTTGAGAGCATGGGCCGAGACAGCGCTGAGTTTGTGCACACTGTGGTGGAAGCCAAGAAGCTGGCATTTGCAGACCGCGCTAAGTTTTATGCAGACCCCGACTTTAACCAAATTCCGGTGGATTGGTTAATTTCTAAAGAGTATGCGAAAAAACGCCAGAAGCTGATTGATCCAAATGCAGCGGCAAAGCGCGTAGATGCGGGTAAACATGAAGGAGACACTATTTACCTAACTGTTGCTGATAGCCAAGGCAACATGGTGTCTTTAATCCAGAGCAATTACCGTGGCATGGGCTCAGGTATGATCCCAACTGATTTAGGCTTTGTTTTACAAAACCGAGGCGAAATGTTCTCACTAGATAAAAATCATTTTAATGCTCTAGAACCTGGTAAGCGTCCGTTCCACACGATTATTCCCGCGTTCGTAACTCGCAATAATAAACCCCTCATGAGCTTCGGCGTTATGGGTGGCGGAACGCAGCCGCAAATGCATGCACAAATCATTGTTAACATGATTGATTTTGGCATGAACCTGCAAGAAGCAGGCGACGCACCACGAATACTCCATACCGGTTCTAGCTCACCTGAAGGTGATATCATGACCGATGGCGGCTACATTAGTTTAGAATCTGGTTTTTCTGCCAAAACACGTCGTGATTTACTCCAAAAGGGACATACTCTTAAGGATGTATCGGGTGCTTTTGGTGGCTACCAAGCAATCATGCTAGACGATAAAAACAAAGTGTATTATGGTGCATCAGAAACTAGAAAAGACGGTCAAGCCGCAGGATACTAATTAATGAGTCAATCGCAAAAGGGGATTTGCGCCGAGCCAAATTTGCACGCCCAATATTTGCTGTTTAACGTTGTTGACGATGACTTTCCAGCAATGCGCGAAAAGCTCTCGCGATTGCTCGACTTGTTCGAGCACTTTGACGATGAACACTATGAGGCTATGGTGTCTGGTGTTATTGCAATAGGCTCCAGTTTTTGGTCTGAAATTTACCCGCACAGCTCGCCACAAGAGCTGGTGGGTTTTCCTGATATGCAGTGCGACGATCGTTGCGCGCCAGTACTTCCCTGTGATTTATTTATTCAAATTAGAGCCGACCGTCTGGATATTTGTCATGCGGTAGGTATTGAAGTGCTTGATTTGTTGCGTGTTCACGTTGAGCTAGTGGAACAAGTGAGCGCGTTTAGATATCTTGATGGTCGAGATTTAACGGGGTTTCTTGATGGTGAGGATAACCCGAGAGGCATGAAAAAACTCGATATTGCTATCGTTGGTGACAATGACCCTGAGCACAAGGGCGGCAGCTATATTCACATTCAGCGTTATCGTCACGATATGAATCGTTGGAATGCACTGTCCCTGCGTCGACAAGAAGGCGTTATGGGCAAAACCAAAGAGCACAATCTACCTTTGGTTGACAGTGGGCGTTCCTCTCATAATTTTCGCACTAAATTAACGGGGCCGAATGGTGAATATCCAAGTTTGTTAAAGCAAAGCATGCCTTACGGTGACATGCTCATGCAGGGCTTGTTTTTTGTTAGCTGTGCAAATAACAGTAAGTCCTTCAAAGATATGTTGCATAGTCGTATTTTTGGCGATGAAATGGGGCATTATGATCGCTTTCTTGATTATTCAAACGCGGAGACAGGCGCAGCTTTTTTTGCACCTTCAATTCAATTTATAAAACGTCATGCCAAAGACTATGATGACGGGAAAGTGCCTTTTTGAGTATTCTAAAGAACGAGCCTACGGGCGACGACGCTAAATCTGCATCCCATAATCATCAAATAAATGACCTTAATAATGGAAATAACGCGCAAGTTCCCGCAGTTCTTGTCGAATCTCTTTTATTTTCGTATGTAGCCAGCAAACCCATAATTGACATTAAAAAATGGCAGCTAGGTAAATCAGAACAAGTATTCTTATACGGCCCGTCAGGCTGTGGAAAAAGTACGCTGTTAAACTTGATTTCCGGTATTTTGTCACCCCAAGGGGGTAAGGTCAGTGTTTTAGGTACGGATATTGCGCGCTTAAAAACTAGCAAGCGGGATCGTTTTAGAGCCCAGCACATTGGCGTTGTATTTCAGCAGTTTAACCTAGTTCCTTATTTAAGTGTCCTCGACAATATTCAGTTAGCTATGCACTTTGCTAACGATGATTCTAATAAAACAGATGCTATGAAAAAAGAGTCGACCAAACAACAGCGGATCGCCTCAATGCTACATGCCTTGCAGTTGCCCAGTGACTGCATCTTGCAAAAAGCTAGCGAGCTGAGTGTAGGGCAGCAGCAGCGGGTTGCTATTGCACGCGCACTCATAAATAAACCGGATGTGCTGATTGTCGATGAGCCGACGTCTGCTCTCGACGCAGCGGCCAAAGACGCCTTTATGCAAGTGCTAACCGACACGGCAATAAGTTCGAATGCAGCGCTCATATTTGTTAGCCACGACCAGTCACTTGCTAGGCATTTTAAACGAGTTGAATCATTAACTGACATAAACTATACAGCTGCTGCAATGCCTGAGCCGGAACGCCGGACATGATTTTTAGGGTTGCTAAACAAAGCCTATTGCACAGAAAAGTATCAGTCATGCTGACTTTTTTAGCCTTATTAGTTAGCGTTTCATTATTGCTCTCAATTGAGCATATTCGAAAAGAAGCAAAAAGTAGCTTTTATCGCACGGTTTCTGGTGTAGATCTGATTGTAGGTGCGCGTACAGGGCAAATTAATTTACTGCTCAGTTCGGTGTTTAGAGTAGGGGCGAACGCTAACTCTGTGAGCTGGGAAAGTTATCAAAGTATTGTGGCGAATCCTCAGGTTGAGTGGTCTATTCCGCTTTCACTGGGCGATTCGCATAAGGGCTTTGCCGTTATCGGTACCACCAACGCTTATTTTGAGCATTACCGTTATGGTGATAAGCGCCAGTTAAGCTTTCAAGCCGGCGGACGTTTTGCCAGCAGTGGTGAGAGCGACAGTTCCATTGATAGTGCCGGTGATAGCGAAAATGGTGCGGCGAAAATGTCTGCTGTGAGCCAGCATTTTGATGTTGTTCTAGGTGCGGACGCGGCCAAACAATTAAACTATAAAGTGGGTGATGAGATCATCATCTCTCATGGTGTTGGCAAAGTTAGCTTTAGCTACCACGACGATCATCCCTTTACCATTGTTGGTATTCTGCAATTTACGGGAACGCCGGTTGATCAAGGGGTGCACGTTGGTCTGAATGCGATAGAATCGATTCATACACAAGGCAATCCAAGCTTATCCAAAAGCACAATGTCTCGCGCGAGTTTGAAAAAACCGCAGGAAGCAGAACATGCCGAGCACGAGCACGAACACAGCGACAAAGCAGCTCCTCAACCGGCACATACGCCGCTTGAAACCTCGAACAAGCAAGATTCGAATAAACACGCACTTGCACAGCCCACTCAAGTATCAGCTTTTATGCTCGGACTTAAATCTCGCATTGCCGTACTGCAAATGCAAAGACAGGTTAATCAGTCCAAACTTGAGCCACTGTCAGCTATTATTCCCGGCGTTGCTTTAGGTGAGCTATGGCGCTTAGTCGGTGCCGTTGAAAATGTCTTACGCATTATTTCGGCAGCAGTCCTAGTGGCTAGTCTATTAGGCCTAAGCACCATGCTGTTAGCGTCACTGCGCGAGCGCAGAGCTGAAATTAGCGTGTTCAGGGTGATGGGAGCAAAACCAAGCTTTGTATTCTGGTTGCTGCAGCTTGAGGCGCTCAGTATTGCCTTGGGTGCTAGCGTCTTTGCTGTCTTGTTAGTAACAGGCGTTATTTTACTTAGCAATGATTGGTTGTTGGCGGAATATGGTTTGTCGCTGAGCGCAAATATTCTTTCTGTACATACTCTATCAATGATTGGCGTTGTGCTAATTGCCACATTTGTAATTGCACTTATACCTAGTATTGGTGCATACCGAAAAGCGCGCTCGCTCAATTGAATTAACTAAACTAAAATTGAAAAAGCGACGTTAAAAGTTAACGATTCTTAAAAACTGCTAATAAAGCAGCGCTACTGGACGATATAGTATAATAATAATCAGAAGTTTAGTCTTCTGGACCTTTTCTGTCTTCTAGAGAGTGTTATGTCTAATCTAATGTCATCAATTGATCAACGCACGCAGCTAGTGGGTGAAAACCGCCTAGAGTTGCTGATGTTTAAATTAGGTTCACGGCACACGTTTGCGCTTAACGTATTTAAAGTGAGGGAGGTTATTACCGTGCCTCCACTGAATCAACTGCCTGGCTCTCACCATCACATTAAAGGCATAACAAATTATCGTGGCGGGTCAATTCCTATTATTGATCTGAGAACAGCGATCCATTTGAGCAATAACAGTGCGCATTATGAGCCTCAAAACGTGATTATTACTGAATATAATAGAAGCGTCCAAGGGTTCCTGATAGGGCAAATAATGAATATCGTGAACACATCATGGAGTGACATTCAGCCACCTCCGACTTCGGCTGGAAAAAATAACTATTTGACTGCATTCACTCGAGTTGAAAATGATGGTGAAATGGAGCTTGTCGAAATCATCGATGTTGAAAAAGTACTCTCAGAAATCATTGAGTACGATACCTCCATTTCAGAAGACCTGTTAGATTCAGATATAAAAGAACACTTGGTGGGTCAGAAAGTGTTAGTTGTCGATGATTCGTCAACTGCCCGTGGCCAGATACGCGAGACGCTCACTCAATTAGGTATTGAAATCATTGAGGAAAAAGACGGATTAAGAGCTCTGAATCTTTTGCAGAGTTGGGCCGACGAAGGTAAGGTTGTTACCGATGAAATTCTAATGATGTTTACAGATGCCGAAATGCCGCAAATGGACGGTTATCGACTCACCGCTGAAGTACGTAAAGACCCCAGAATGTCAGACTTATTTATAGCCTTAAATACGTCACTGAGCGGCACATTTAATGAAGCGATGGTTGAAAAAGTTGGCTGTAATCGCTTTATTTCTAAATTTCAGCCGGACTTACTGGTAGACGTTGTTCAGGAAAGAATGCGGGAAGTTTTGAAAGCTAATGAAAATTAAATTGGCATTTTAATCTAGTAATGAATTTCACTGCCATTTACCTTGCTAATAGTTGACGGTAGCTGATGTATTAATTGCAGTGAAACTAGGCTTTTACTGCAATATGCAATAACCTAAGCGTATTACTTACGATTAGGTCTCCAAAATGATGAAGTTAACTACCCTCAGTGTTCTTTTTATTAGTCTCTCCCTTTGCGTTTCGGCGTCCGCTGGAGCAGTGGTCAAGCCAGCACCTTTGGTGTCTATACCAACCCATGACAATTTTTTTAACAGTATTGCAAAACATTGCGGCAAGGCGTTCGAGGGTAAAGTTGTATTTGATAACGATCCCAGTCCTGCATTCGATGATAAGTTAGTAATGCATGTCAGAAAATGTTCTGAAGAACAGCTACAAATTCCATTTCACGTTGGACCCGATTCGTCACGCACATGGATAATTACTAAAACCGGTAGCGGCTTGAGTTTAAAGCACGATCATAGACACAATGATGGTAGCGATGATTCGTTAACAATGTATGGCGGACACACTGTTGATGCAGGTTATAATCAAGTTCAGTCATTCCCTGCGGATCAATATTCTAAAGAACTATTCACGCAAAGCGGTATTCCACAGTCTAATGGAAATACATGGCAAATGTTCATTTATGAAGAAAAGTTTACCTATAGAATGGTGCGTGAAGGCAGGGAGTTTCGTGTTGACTTCGATTTAAGTAAGCCGATCGAGACCCCAACTGCGCCTTGGGGATACAGTGACGAAAATAGTCAGTAATATGGCATCCCTATTTGTAGATAAAAAATCGACTGCTTGGATTGAATGTTAATATAATAATCATCATGCACTTCAAAACAAGGAAGCAACAAATTACATGCTAGGATTAAAGCAATATTGTATTTTCTTTACGCTTATTTTGTGCGTATCGGCAAGCCAAGCTGCAGATTTTGCGGAAAATTTGTACACAGGTTATAAAGAAGTTCTCTATCAAATCAAAATTATTGATAACGAGTCAGGGCAAAAATCAACCATAGGTTCGGGCTTCATTATTAATGGGCAAGGGCTAGCGGTGACTAATTATCACGTGGTATCCGATTTCATTTTATATCCTGATAAAAACCGTATCGAAGTAGAAGATATTGACGGTAAGGTAAGCCAAGCTTCGTTGGTTAACTTCGACGTTATTAACGACTTAGCCTTAATTCGAATTCAAGGGGATACTCTCCGCAGTAAGTACTTACCTATTGCAACACAGTTGCCAACTCAGGGCTCGACAATCTATTCATTGGGCAATCCCCACGACTTGGGCATGATAGTTGTACCGGGCACATACAACGGGCTAAAGCAGAACAGCTTCTATCAAAAGATACACTTTACCGGTTCTGTTAACTCAGGCATGAGCGGTGGCCCTGTGGTAAATGAGAGCGGGGAGGCAATGGGGGTTAACGTTGCGACAGCCGGCAATCAGCTTGGCTTTTTAGTTCCTCTGAACAAGTTAAAAGCGTTAATCAATAAAAATAAAACGATTGAAATTGGTGACTATAAAAAAATAATCGCGGAACAATTACAGCAAAATCAACAGCAACTAATTGCTGAGCTAACCGCAGTTCAATGGCCAAAAACACCATTGGGACTGGCCGATGTGCCCGACGCAATGGCCGACTTTATAACTTGTTGGGGAGGCTCAAACGCTGACGATAAAGAAGCTCAGTATCTTGCTGTGCGCAAGTCGTGCTCTCTTGATCAAACCATTTATATCAGTAGGAGAATGCAGACCGGTCGGGTTGCCGCTAATTTTGAATGGTATTCAAGCGACAAGCTAAATAGTTTTCGCTTCTACAACATGATTGATGAACAAATGCGCATGATGACGTATCAAGACGGCAGGTCAAAAGAAGACTTTTCAGAATATCAATGTCAGCGAGATGTGATGAAAAATGTCAATAATGTGAAGTTTAAATCTGCAATTTGCGTCAAAAATTATAAAGAGTTTGATGGCTTATTTGATGTATTGTTTGTCTCTGCAACCCTAGATCAGTCGAACGCCAGCTTAGTTTCGCTGTTTTACCTTTCAGGGATCAGTCAGGCGTCTTATAAAGCGTTTACGCCCGTGTTTATGGACGCAATATCATGGCAGTAGTTATCGAACTTCTTTCTCGAAACAATCAGGTGCTTAGCCACCAGGTTCTTGGCTTATCTTCAGCCACGCTTGGACGCGCATTTTCGTGCGACAAGCATATTGACGATCCTTATGTGTGTGCACAGCACCTAAATATCAGCATTGATGAGTCGGGTGCAATTAATATTCAGGATAATGATTCGGTAAACGGTGTCAGGGTGAATGGTAAGGTGGTGTCAGAAGCGCAAGTAAATGCTGACGATATTATCACCGTCGGCAGGAGTCGTTTTAGAATCTTTGCTGCAGATAGCAGTTTGGCGCCGACAAAAAAGCTAAATCCGATGGAAGAATATATCGATCGATTTGCAAAAAGACGGTTCTTTTTCAGTTTATTAATTGCACTCACTATTCTTACCACCATCGACTCTTACTTTGGCACGTTTAGCAAATTCGAGGTTAGTAGCTTGATAGCGAGCATTGGCGGGATGCTTCTGGTGGTTTGCATTGTCCCTTTTATATTTGCTTTGCTATCGATATTGAATAAAAAAGACGCGCGTTTAATCACTCAGTTCAATTTGGTTTTAGTCAGCGTGGTAAGTGTGTTGTTATTTTCGTATCTTATTAAATTCTTACTATTTAATTTCGACAAAACAAGTCTTGTTGTCTCTGTCGAAACCCTCTTTACTTGGGGATGCTCAATCGTCGTATTTTGGCTAGCGTTGTATGTCGCTTTTCATCAAAGCAATCGTAAAAGAAATGCGATTGTGTTTGCTGTTTTTGGCGCATTAGCCTGTGCAAAGCTTCTGCCTGGGTTCTTCGATGAAAACAATTATATTGAGAACCCTAATGCAAATGCTTTTATCATTAGTCCTATCTTTTTGATTTCAAAACCCGAGTCGACTCAGGATTTTGTTAGCAGCGCTGAAGCTTTATTTGTGAAAGCTGAACAAGAGAGTGACGATCTTTAAAGTGAGATTGTGTCAATAAACTAAATCGGCTTTTGACACGTAACTCTTGCACTTACTAAAAACTTAGGGCTGACGCTTAGCCCACTATACTGGGCTACGAAACTATTTATGGATCTTATTTTTTTTGACTTAGATGGAACGTTATTAAACGACGAATCTAAAATATCAACTTTTACGAAAGATACACTCGTCTTGCTAAGAGAAAAAAATATAGCTTACACCGTTGCAACTGGGCGCACTATGCTCTCTGCGAAATCTATAGTAGACGGTCATTACTTCGATTTACCCCAAATTTATAATAATGGGGTGACGGTATGGGATCCTAAAATTCAACAATTGTCTCTTGAAAATCTGCTTGATAATGCAGAAATTTCAGCAATTATTAATTCGTCGTTGTCCCATGGGATCACACCGTTCGTTAACGCGATTGGCAACTATAAGCAGCAAAATCATCATCACATTATCTATCATGCTGAGACACTTCATGAGGTAGAAAAAGAGTTAGTGAATAAGTATTTTTCCCGCACCGACGCAAAACTCTTGCCTTTGCACGCTTTACCTTCTGATAGCCAAGTAACTAATATCAGCATGATTGGATTGGCAGATACAATTCACGAAATGTGGCTTGAACTAAACACCTATGAAAACCTCATTGCCTATTCAGGTAAGGCCTTAGAAGGAGAAAGATACAGTTGGATGGATGTGCATCACTGCCGCGCTAGTAAAGGAAATGCAGTAACAAATTTAAAACAACAGTTAGGCGCTAGTAACATTATCTGTTTTGGCGACGGTGATAATGATTTAAGCATGTTTGCGCTTGCTGATGAAAGCTATGCCCCAGACAATGCAAAAGCAGAAATCAAAAAGTCTGCGACCGCTACGATAGGTCATAATCACAAAGATGGTATTGCGCACTTTTTGCGTGAGCGTTTCTCGCTGTAGTTTAGCTTTCGCTATTATTGGTTTGCGGTTAGGGTGCCATCAACCATATCAGGAAAGATAGCGATGCTTTTTATTGCATCGTTTTCAGGTCTACAAATTTCGCCGGTGAAATCAATCGTTAACTTTTTAAAAATTGCGTTTTTATAAGACGAGCAGAGGCGAACCACTAGCTTGCAATATGAGTTTTTTGATCTCAATGCAAGATTGGCCCATACTTAGAAGGGTTAGTTAAAACTGTAATCACTTTATTCTGCTTAGTTACTATGCGGATAATGTGGTCTGCATGTTTTAGATCAGGAGCCT is part of the Glaciecola nitratireducens FR1064 genome and encodes:
- a CDS encoding exodeoxyribonuclease III, with protein sequence MKLVSWNVNGVRAAIKKDFLQSMASLDCDVLCLQETKAQDEQVIEALCELNGYHIFTNSAVKKGYSGTSIITRIQPIDVTKDMGIEEHDQEGRVLCAEFSDLYLVTVYTPNSGNDLKRLSYRAQWDADFLSYIKKLEEKKPVVICGDLNAAHRDIDLARPKPNYNKSAGYTQQEIDGIDNLVAAGYVDTFRYVHPEKVKYSWWSYRAGARERNVGWRIDYFLVSPKLQGQIHDAEIHNDIHGSDHCPVSVQLSI
- the ggt gene encoding gamma-glutamyltransferase, encoding MLKSIKSTLVLFSSISMTLLLPSANAYDRITGETFASRSEVIAQNGMAATSQPLATQVALDILKSGGNAIDAAIAANALLGLVEPTGSGIGGDLFAIVWDAKSQKLYGLNASGRSPKGLTRDYFAQKGLDKIPAFGPLPVSVPGAVDGWFMLNERFGSKSMQELLAPSIDYARNGFPVSEVIAYYFEMNQKRIGQYPGFQETFTINGNTPKKGQIFKNPNLAATYEKIATGGRDAFYKGDIARTISGFMQSQGGLLSYQDMASHTSNWVEPVSTNYRGYDVWELPPNGQGIAALQILNVLELYDLESMGRDSAEFVHTVVEAKKLAFADRAKFYADPDFNQIPVDWLISKEYAKKRQKLIDPNAAAKRVDAGKHEGDTIYLTVADSQGNMVSLIQSNYRGMGSGMIPTDLGFVLQNRGEMFSLDKNHFNALEPGKRPFHTIIPAFVTRNNKPLMSFGVMGGGTQPQMHAQIIVNMIDFGMNLQEAGDAPRILHTGSSSPEGDIMTDGGYISLESGFSAKTRRDLLQKGHTLKDVSGAFGGYQAIMLDDKNKVYYGASETRKDGQAAGY
- a CDS encoding Dyp-type peroxidase; this encodes MSQSQKGICAEPNLHAQYLLFNVVDDDFPAMREKLSRLLDLFEHFDDEHYEAMVSGVIAIGSSFWSEIYPHSSPQELVGFPDMQCDDRCAPVLPCDLFIQIRADRLDICHAVGIEVLDLLRVHVELVEQVSAFRYLDGRDLTGFLDGEDNPRGMKKLDIAIVGDNDPEHKGGSYIHIQRYRHDMNRWNALSLRRQEGVMGKTKEHNLPLVDSGRSSHNFRTKLTGPNGEYPSLLKQSMPYGDMLMQGLFFVSCANNSKSFKDMLHSRIFGDEMGHYDRFLDYSNAETGAAFFAPSIQFIKRHAKDYDDGKVPF
- a CDS encoding ABC transporter ATP-binding protein; this translates as MSILKNEPTGDDAKSASHNHQINDLNNGNNAQVPAVLVESLLFSYVASKPIIDIKKWQLGKSEQVFLYGPSGCGKSTLLNLISGILSPQGGKVSVLGTDIARLKTSKRDRFRAQHIGVVFQQFNLVPYLSVLDNIQLAMHFANDDSNKTDAMKKESTKQQRIASMLHALQLPSDCILQKASELSVGQQQRVAIARALINKPDVLIVDEPTSALDAAAKDAFMQVLTDTAISSNAALIFVSHDQSLARHFKRVESLTDINYTAAAMPEPERRT
- a CDS encoding ABC transporter permease, with product MIFRVAKQSLLHRKVSVMLTFLALLVSVSLLLSIEHIRKEAKSSFYRTVSGVDLIVGARTGQINLLLSSVFRVGANANSVSWESYQSIVANPQVEWSIPLSLGDSHKGFAVIGTTNAYFEHYRYGDKRQLSFQAGGRFASSGESDSSIDSAGDSENGAAKMSAVSQHFDVVLGADAAKQLNYKVGDEIIISHGVGKVSFSYHDDHPFTIVGILQFTGTPVDQGVHVGLNAIESIHTQGNPSLSKSTMSRASLKKPQEAEHAEHEHEHSDKAAPQPAHTPLETSNKQDSNKHALAQPTQVSAFMLGLKSRIAVLQMQRQVNQSKLEPLSAIIPGVALGELWRLVGAVENVLRIISAAVLVASLLGLSTMLLASLRERRAEISVFRVMGAKPSFVFWLLQLEALSIALGASVFAVLLVTGVILLSNDWLLAEYGLSLSANILSVHTLSMIGVVLIATFVIALIPSIGAYRKARSLN
- a CDS encoding chemotaxis protein CheV, which produces MSNLMSSIDQRTQLVGENRLELLMFKLGSRHTFALNVFKVREVITVPPLNQLPGSHHHIKGITNYRGGSIPIIDLRTAIHLSNNSAHYEPQNVIITEYNRSVQGFLIGQIMNIVNTSWSDIQPPPTSAGKNNYLTAFTRVENDGEMELVEIIDVEKVLSEIIEYDTSISEDLLDSDIKEHLVGQKVLVVDDSSTARGQIRETLTQLGIEIIEEKDGLRALNLLQSWADEGKVVTDEILMMFTDAEMPQMDGYRLTAEVRKDPRMSDLFIALNTSLSGTFNEAMVEKVGCNRFISKFQPDLLVDVVQERMREVLKANEN
- a CDS encoding S1C family serine protease, with the protein product MLGLKQYCIFFTLILCVSASQAADFAENLYTGYKEVLYQIKIIDNESGQKSTIGSGFIINGQGLAVTNYHVVSDFILYPDKNRIEVEDIDGKVSQASLVNFDVINDLALIRIQGDTLRSKYLPIATQLPTQGSTIYSLGNPHDLGMIVVPGTYNGLKQNSFYQKIHFTGSVNSGMSGGPVVNESGEAMGVNVATAGNQLGFLVPLNKLKALINKNKTIEIGDYKKIIAEQLQQNQQQLIAELTAVQWPKTPLGLADVPDAMADFITCWGGSNADDKEAQYLAVRKSCSLDQTIYISRRMQTGRVAANFEWYSSDKLNSFRFYNMIDEQMRMMTYQDGRSKEDFSEYQCQRDVMKNVNNVKFKSAICVKNYKEFDGLFDVLFVSATLDQSNASLVSLFYLSGISQASYKAFTPVFMDAISWQ
- a CDS encoding FHA domain-containing protein; amino-acid sequence: MAVVIELLSRNNQVLSHQVLGLSSATLGRAFSCDKHIDDPYVCAQHLNISIDESGAINIQDNDSVNGVRVNGKVVSEAQVNADDIITVGRSRFRIFAADSSLAPTKKLNPMEEYIDRFAKRRFFFSLLIALTILTTIDSYFGTFSKFEVSSLIASIGGMLLVVCIVPFIFALLSILNKKDARLITQFNLVLVSVVSVLLFSYLIKFLLFNFDKTSLVVSVETLFTWGCSIVVFWLALYVAFHQSNRKRNAIVFAVFGALACAKLLPGFFDENNYIENPNANAFIISPIFLISKPESTQDFVSSAEALFVKAEQESDDL
- a CDS encoding HAD family hydrolase, which codes for MDLIFFDLDGTLLNDESKISTFTKDTLVLLREKNIAYTVATGRTMLSAKSIVDGHYFDLPQIYNNGVTVWDPKIQQLSLENLLDNAEISAIINSSLSHGITPFVNAIGNYKQQNHHHIIYHAETLHEVEKELVNKYFSRTDAKLLPLHALPSDSQVTNISMIGLADTIHEMWLELNTYENLIAYSGKALEGERYSWMDVHHCRASKGNAVTNLKQQLGASNIICFGDGDNDLSMFALADESYAPDNAKAEIKKSATATIGHNHKDGIAHFLRERFSL